One Candidatus Parcubacteria bacterium DNA segment encodes these proteins:
- a CDS encoding peptidoglycan-binding protein: MSKMKKIIASITTLACASMMMGLVVMPVQATTTEDLQAQIDLLLAQLADLQTQLAGLSGTTGTIEGCTITSFDRNLSVGMTGDDVKCLQIVLNTDSVTKLGTTGAGSPGNETSYFGPLTKAGVIKFQELYADEVLASWGLTSGTGYVGSTTRTKLNELLVSGVTPTGCNCTAWVDDVCGGGDCSATQMNQTRTCTPETGAAADVCEGAATSQCVADASCKDAGVVEPLSVVLSDETPVAANVMKGSALNTVTKFIIYGSEDEATTINGLTLKNYGTAETNTTTIAKVKILDENDVEIATERNLVGGTATFVIVPQLTIAQAGSRTLSVAVNVDASGTTMSTIQMGIDSADAINGATFTGDFPVKGEVFTVVPAGSLGTLTIAEYSSLPKSTAKIGETEVVLEKFTVSAGSNEDVTINQMTFTNTGTISASDISNLKVRKIGGDAVTDAETLGSNDKVTFNLTSPVALTKGYSQSFELIADIASGDNRTILMAIAAGAVVGNGATSGVNISSTGTTTADTVTIGTGTVSVSMSASHPQGQDAFMIQSTSPQTLAVFDVKATGEDVIFDTINILFAGTPDIDSTNYLSSVGLYEITDTGFSGVSTATLTVNAETVSPGEVYSLSWTVPAGTTKKLAVRGITTNLDVNDDVITITFSGYSGTGMSSGETISSTNDVASTAIKIYAAGTFTSAASTNKTLTHYNQGVLTPSANVVLGALKIRATRENMKLKDLIVTPSTTGKLGALRIFADDINVDGTPTTALTDSVSEASSVFTFDSDTWDDDILFEKNVYRTVLLVGNPTSTADVGNFHLTVSATTSLTLTGIESGTDADASAVIDFAISSPFSGGTFQLDTKVVEITKASDSPSGTISPTSNTVVGKWDVANMDAELENAVITAITFTTDSGIPTAITGTTDATLFKLYDGDGTQLTTSRVLTQGDGTIAFSGISTNLTVEVGVPKTIELRVDFTDSDWGTVDLSQKWYIAAYTDVTITDGEVGFGGDNWSIQSEANTITINL; this comes from the coding sequence ATGTCTAAAATGAAAAAAATTATTGCTAGTATTACAACTTTGGCTTGCGCGTCAATGATGATGGGCTTGGTTGTTATGCCAGTTCAAGCAACAACTACTGAAGATCTGCAGGCTCAAATTGACCTATTATTAGCTCAATTAGCTGATTTGCAGACGCAGTTGGCTGGTCTTAGCGGCACAACAGGTACCATTGAAGGTTGTACAATTACCAGTTTTGACCGCAATCTTAGTGTAGGAATGACTGGCGACGATGTTAAATGTTTACAGATTGTTTTAAACACTGATTCTGTAACAAAGTTAGGTACAACTGGAGCTGGTTCTCCAGGAAATGAAACTTCTTATTTTGGTCCTTTGACCAAAGCAGGAGTAATCAAATTCCAGGAACTATATGCTGATGAAGTATTAGCTTCTTGGGGTTTAACTTCTGGAACCGGTTATGTTGGTTCAACAACCAGAACAAAGTTAAATGAGCTTTTAGTCAGTGGAGTAACTCCTACTGGCTGTAATTGTACTGCTTGGGTAGATGATGTCTGCGGTGGTGGAGATTGTTCTGCTACTCAGATGAATCAAACTCGAACTTGTACTCCAGAAACAGGAGCTGCAGCTGATGTTTGCGAAGGAGCAGCAACCAGTCAATGTGTAGCTGATGCAAGTTGTAAAGACGCAGGAGTGGTTGAACCATTAAGCGTTGTGCTTTCTGACGAAACACCAGTTGCTGCTAACGTAATGAAAGGTTCTGCTTTAAACACAGTAACCAAATTCATTATTTACGGCAGTGAAGATGAAGCTACAACCATTAATGGTTTAACACTAAAGAATTACGGAACTGCTGAAACAAACACTACTACTATTGCCAAAGTCAAGATTCTTGACGAAAATGACGTTGAAATAGCCACAGAAAGGAATTTAGTTGGAGGAACAGCTACTTTTGTAATTGTCCCTCAACTAACTATCGCACAGGCAGGAAGCCGAACTTTAAGCGTTGCTGTTAATGTTGACGCTTCTGGAACAACAATGTCCACTATTCAAATGGGTATTGATTCTGCTGATGCAATAAACGGGGCAACCTTTACTGGCGATTTTCCAGTAAAAGGTGAAGTATTTACTGTTGTGCCAGCTGGTTCTCTTGGAACCTTGACTATAGCTGAATACAGCTCTCTACCAAAAAGCACTGCTAAAATTGGAGAAACCGAGGTTGTTTTAGAGAAATTCACTGTTTCTGCTGGTTCTAACGAAGATGTAACAATTAACCAGATGACTTTCACCAATACTGGAACTATTTCTGCTTCTGATATTTCTAATCTTAAAGTTAGAAAAATCGGCGGAGATGCAGTTACTGATGCTGAAACATTAGGCAGTAATGACAAAGTTACTTTCAATCTAACTTCTCCAGTAGCTCTAACTAAAGGTTATTCCCAGAGTTTTGAGTTGATTGCTGATATTGCAAGCGGTGATAACAGAACAATTTTAATGGCAATTGCTGCTGGCGCTGTAGTTGGTAATGGAGCTACTTCTGGAGTAAATATCTCCAGCACTGGAACAACTACTGCTGACACAGTTACTATTGGAACAGGTACAGTATCTGTTTCAATGTCTGCCAGCCATCCTCAAGGACAGGATGCTTTTATGATTCAATCAACCAGCCCTCAAACTTTGGCTGTGTTTGATGTAAAAGCAACTGGAGAGGATGTAATATTTGATACCATTAATATTCTGTTTGCTGGTACCCCTGATATTGACTCTACTAATTATTTAAGCTCTGTTGGTCTTTATGAAATAACTGATACTGGTTTTAGCGGGGTTTCTACTGCTACATTAACCGTAAATGCTGAGACCGTGTCTCCTGGAGAAGTGTATTCTTTGTCTTGGACTGTTCCTGCTGGAACCACTAAGAAGTTAGCTGTTAGAGGAATTACTACTAATTTGGATGTTAATGATGATGTGATAACTATTACTTTTAGTGGTTATTCTGGAACTGGTATGTCTTCTGGGGAAACCATTTCTTCTACTAATGATGTTGCCAGCACTGCGATTAAGATTTATGCTGCTGGAACATTTACAAGCGCGGCAAGCACTAACAAGACCTTGACCCATTATAATCAAGGTGTATTAACTCCAAGCGCTAATGTTGTTTTAGGTGCTTTAAAGATTAGAGCAACTAGAGAGAATATGAAGCTAAAAGATTTGATTGTTACTCCATCAACTACTGGCAAACTTGGTGCTTTAAGGATTTTTGCTGATGATATCAATGTCGATGGAACTCCTACTACTGCCTTAACTGATTCAGTTTCAGAAGCGAGTAGTGTATTCACCTTTGATTCTGACACATGGGACGATGATATTCTTTTTGAAAAGAATGTCTACAGAACAGTTCTATTAGTAGGTAATCCTACAAGCACTGCTGATGTTGGTAATTTCCATTTGACCGTATCCGCTACTACTTCTTTGACCTTGACTGGTATTGAGAGTGGAACAGACGCAGACGCTAGCGCTGTTATTGATTTTGCTATTAGTTCTCCATTTAGCGGAGGTACATTCCAGTTAGATACTAAAGTGGTAGAAATAACTAAAGCATCTGATTCGCCTTCTGGGACAATCAGCCCAACAAGCAACACAGTTGTTGGTAAATGGGATGTTGCAAATATGGACGCTGAACTGGAAAACGCTGTTATAACAGCTATAACATTTACCACTGATAGTGGAATACCAACTGCTATTACTGGAACCACTGACGCAACATTGTTCAAGCTTTATGACGGAGATGGCACACAACTAACCACTAGTCGTGTTCTTACTCAGGGGGATGGAACCATTGCTTTTTCAGGCATTAGCACTAATTTGACTGTTGAAGTCGGCGTTCCTAAGACCATTGAATTAAGAGTTGACTTTACTGATTCTGATTGGGGAACAGTTGACTTGAGCCAGAAATGGTATATAGCGGCTTACACTGATGTGACTATAACAGACGGTGAAGTTGGTTTCGGCGGAGATAACTGGAGCATTCAATCAGAAGCTAATACAATTACCATAAATCTGTAA
- a CDS encoding restriction endonuclease, whose amino-acid sequence MENKLWKTNKLICGDNLEELAKLPKENVDLIYIDPPFFTHKQYEVVWGDEAEVRSYRDRWEGGVEHYIGWLKPRVQAMYEILKPTGSFYIHCDWHANAHIRIMLDEIFGPENFQNEIVWAYRIQGVGKKRWARKHDSIFFYSKTKNYIFNPQKERLRYKKSFYDAKKDKEGYYRDVYIRDIWDDINALISISKELEGYPTQKPEALLERIIKASSNKSDIVLDAFCGCGTTMAAAQKLGRRWIGIDISPTAIKIIERRLKKNLKTIEGINYEVIGMPTTVEEVKKLEPFEFQNWVVIDKMRANASRKKVGDMGLDGYYPESILTKSAGIQVKQSDGVGRNIVDNFETALKRADYKKGYIVAFSFSKGAYEEVARIKNKEGLEIKLITVKDLLEKKKPII is encoded by the coding sequence ATGGAAAACAAGCTTTGGAAAACCAATAAACTTATTTGTGGGGATAATTTAGAGGAGTTAGCTAAACTTCCTAAAGAGAATGTGGATTTAATTTACATTGACCCACCATTTTTTACCCACAAACAATATGAGGTTGTCTGGGGTGATGAAGCAGAAGTTAGAAGTTATAGGGATAGATGGGAGGGCGGAGTAGAACATTACATTGGTTGGTTAAAACCGAGAGTTCAAGCGATGTATGAAATACTGAAACCTACTGGTTCTTTTTATATTCACTGCGACTGGCACGCTAATGCTCATATAAGAATTATGTTAGATGAAATTTTTGGGCCAGAGAATTTTCAAAATGAGATAGTTTGGGCTTATAGAATTCAAGGTGTTGGTAAAAAAAGATGGGCAAGGAAACACGATAGCATTTTTTTCTACTCAAAAACAAAAAATTATATTTTTAATCCACAAAAAGAGAGATTGCGATATAAAAAATCATTTTATGATGCAAAAAAGGACAAAGAAGGATATTATAGAGATGTTTATATAAGAGATATTTGGGACGATATTAACGCTTTAATAAGTATATCAAAAGAGTTAGAAGGTTATCCTACCCAAAAACCAGAGGCACTTTTAGAGAGAATAATAAAAGCGTCTTCAAATAAAAGCGATATAGTGTTAGATGCTTTTTGTGGTTGTGGGACAACAATGGCTGCAGCTCAAAAATTAGGTAGAAGATGGATAGGGATAGATATATCACCGACAGCCATTAAAATAATAGAACGCAGGCTAAAAAAGAATTTAAAAACAATAGAGGGTATCAATTACGAGGTGATTGGTATGCCCACTACGGTAGAGGAAGTGAAAAAGTTAGAGCCTTTTGAATTTCAAAACTGGGTAGTGATAGATAAAATGAGAGCCAATGCAAGCAGAAAAAAGGTAGGAGATATGGGGTTAGATGGTTATTATCCTGAAAGCATTTTAACCAAATCAGCAGGAATACAAGTAAAACAATCTGATGGAGTGGGACGTAATATTGTAGATAATTTTGAAACTGCACTTAAAAGAGCGGATTATAAAAAAGGTTATATCGTAGCTTTTAGTTTTAGCAAGGGTGCTTATGAAGAAGTAGCACGGATTAAAAACAAAGAAGGATTAGAAATAAAATTGATTACAGTCAAGGATTTATTGGAAAAGAAAAAACCAATAATTTAG
- a CDS encoding sigma-70 family RNA polymerase sigma factor — MDNLEEKFSKIYDQYIDKIYRFVFLKVSSQEIAQDLCSEVFTRVWQSLNKGNNIENPQAFAYQIARNLIADHYRQNSKAKLVSIENCKEIEDNQPNLEEKSLLMSDINSVKLALNNIKPEYQDIIICHYLDDLSVPELAKMMNKPQGTIRVMLHRGLKALKKELS, encoded by the coding sequence ATGGATAATTTAGAGGAAAAATTCAGTAAAATATACGATCAATATATTGATAAAATATACCGTTTTGTCTTTTTAAAGGTTAGTTCTCAAGAAATAGCTCAAGACCTATGTTCAGAGGTCTTTACCCGGGTTTGGCAGAGTTTGAATAAAGGGAATAATATTGAAAATCCCCAAGCATTTGCTTATCAGATTGCCAGGAATTTGATTGCTGACCATTATCGTCAAAATAGTAAAGCTAAGCTGGTTTCTATAGAAAATTGCAAGGAAATAGAGGATAATCAGCCTAATTTAGAAGAAAAAAGCTTGTTAATGTCTGACATCAACAGCGTGAAATTAGCTTTAAATAACATTAAACCAGAGTATCAGGATATTATTATCTGCCATTATTTAGATGATTTATCTGTTCCAGAGCTTGCTAAAATGATGAATAAGCCGCAAGGCACGATTCGGGTTATGCTTCATCGCGGCTTAAAAGCCCTTAAAAAAGAGTTGAGTTAG
- a CDS encoding trypsin-like peptidase domain-containing protein, translating to MYELPKLKFPKFIKAPGSQKIEKGFLFRILILSILVSSLFGFLAGGFFSYYFYQEVKDYLSELDIEIPETEKIIEKHITEKEYIPQTTQEEKIIKVVEENAPAVVSIIITKDVPVIEQYFIDPFGEDWPFEIQIPEYRQKGFEKQEIGGGTGFIISKDGMILTNKHVVLDKEADYTVFTNDGRSFPAKVLARDPVQDLAIIKIQGNEKLIKEKPFIMVKLGNSSNLQIGQTVIAIGNALGEFRNTISVGVISGLGRTITASGGGLVEILEDVIQTDAAINKGNSGGPLLNLKGEVIGINTATVIGAQSIGFAIPVNNAKKDIEQVKAIGKIVYPFLGVRYVLINEKIKEEQGLSVDYGILIVPGKQGESAIFPDSPAETAGLKEGDIILEFNNEKISISNSLAKIILKHNPGDKVKLKILSGDKERTIWVILSEREE from the coding sequence ATGTACGAGTTACCAAAATTGAAATTTCCAAAATTTATAAAAGCTCCTGGAAGCCAGAAAATAGAGAAAGGTTTTCTTTTTAGAATTTTAATATTAAGCATCCTTGTTTCTTCTCTTTTCGGTTTTTTAGCTGGAGGATTTTTCAGTTATTATTTTTATCAGGAGGTAAAAGATTATCTTTCAGAATTAGATATTGAAATTCCGGAAACTGAAAAAATAATTGAAAAGCATATTACAGAAAAAGAGTATATTCCTCAAACCACTCAGGAAGAGAAAATTATTAAAGTCGTTGAAGAAAACGCCCCGGCTGTAGTAAGTATTATCATTACAAAAGATGTGCCTGTTATTGAGCAGTATTTTATTGATCCTTTTGGAGAGGACTGGCCGTTTGAAATTCAGATACCAGAGTACCGGCAAAAAGGATTTGAAAAGCAGGAGATCGGAGGCGGAACTGGCTTTATTATTTCTAAAGATGGAATGATTTTAACTAACAAGCATGTTGTTTTAGATAAAGAAGCTGATTATACGGTTTTTACCAATGATGGCAGGAGTTTTCCTGCTAAGGTATTGGCTCGAGATCCTGTTCAGGATTTAGCTATTATTAAAATACAGGGAAACGAAAAGCTGATTAAAGAAAAACCATTTATTATGGTAAAGTTGGGCAATTCTTCTAATCTTCAAATTGGCCAGACAGTTATTGCCATTGGCAATGCTTTGGGAGAATTCAGGAATACTATTTCAGTAGGCGTTATTTCCGGCTTGGGCAGGACTATTACCGCTTCTGGCGGCGGATTAGTAGAAATTCTTGAAGATGTTATTCAGACAGACGCGGCAATTAACAAAGGGAATTCCGGCGGGCCGCTTTTAAATTTAAAGGGAGAGGTAATAGGTATTAATACAGCTACTGTTATTGGCGCTCAAAGTATTGGTTTTGCTATTCCAGTAAATAACGCTAAAAAGGATATTGAGCAGGTTAAAGCAATAGGCAAGATTGTTTATCCTTTTTTAGGAGTCCGTTATGTTTTAATCAATGAAAAAATTAAGGAAGAGCAGGGTTTGTCAGTTGATTACGGCATTTTAATTGTTCCTGGAAAGCAAGGCGAATCAGCTATTTTTCCTGATTCGCCGGCAGAAACAGCTGGCTTAAAAGAAGGTGATATTATTTTGGAATTTAATAATGAAAAAATCAGTATTAGCAATTCTTTGGCAAAGATTATTTTAAAGCACAATCCAGGCGATAAGGTAAAATTAAAAATCTTGTCTGGCGATAAAGAAAGAACAATCTGGGTAATCCTATCCGAACGCGAAGAATGA
- a CDS encoding AAA family ATPase has protein sequence MIGANFTHKAQEAILLAQDSAREMGQQQIDALHLLFALCSQEDSVVLTLLQKIGVDIDGLKKKTKGALSGISSIANPQAFGQFYLTQDMAKVLDRARQEAVKMNDEFISIEHLFLALIDVPTKAKEILENVNFIPAAGGAPALEFGKLSYQEVLKLLKQIRGGQRITDPEPETKYQVLEKYARNLNQLARQGKLDPVIGRENEIRRLMQILSRRTKNNPVLIGEAGVGKTAIVEGLAQKIIRKDVPESLRGKEIISLDLGSLIAGTKYRGEFEDRMKAMIKEINRAAGHYILFIDELHTLVGAGAAEGAIDASNLLKPSLAKGELRAIGATTLKEYQKYIERDAALERRFQPIYVSEPTVEDTIAILRGIKEKYELHHGVKIKDSALVAAAELSARYISDRFLPDKAVDLVDEATSALRLEIESEPTEFDEFRKEIQKLEIEKQALNKEKGAGLKRRLTVINRKLADLNEKIKDIEMRWKTEKELIQGIRGLKKEIDDLNFQAEVNQREGNLQKVAEIKYGRVPELLKEISKKEKELTIFQRKKGMLKQEVSEEDVARVVANWTGILVTRLMEEEAKKLERMEEILSKRVVGQESAIKAIANAIRRSRAGIAEENRPLGSFMFLGPTGVGKTETARALAEFLFNDENALVRLDMSEYMEKHTVSKIIGAPPGYVGYEESGQLTEKIRRRPYSVVLLDEVEKAHPEVFNILLQIFEDGRLTDAKGRKVSFKNTILIMTSNIGSEEIAEIGDINSIGFLEKKEEVSQSLKDKVMPALKDSFRPEFLNRIDEIIIFNYLGKKEIKKIVEIELGKVVNRLKSKKITLNVTSKAKEFLAEKGFDPNLGARPLKRVIQKLVLDPLALKIVVGLLKEGERITADLKDGKIVLNGVQEIRKKIKALA, from the coding sequence ATGATTGGCGCTAATTTTACACACAAAGCCCAAGAGGCAATATTATTGGCTCAAGATTCAGCAAGAGAAATGGGTCAGCAGCAGATAGATGCTCTTCATCTGCTTTTTGCTTTATGCTCGCAGGAAGACAGCGTAGTTTTAACTTTGCTTCAAAAAATAGGAGTTGACATAGATGGTTTAAAAAAGAAAACCAAAGGCGCTTTAAGCGGGATTTCCAGCATTGCTAATCCACAAGCATTTGGCCAGTTTTATTTGACCCAGGATATGGCAAAGGTTTTGGATAGGGCAAGGCAGGAGGCAGTAAAAATGAACGATGAGTTTATTTCTATAGAACATTTGTTTTTAGCCCTGATTGATGTCCCGACTAAAGCAAAAGAGATTTTAGAAAATGTTAATTTTATACCAGCGGCCGGAGGCGCGCCTGCTTTGGAATTCGGCAAATTAAGCTATCAAGAAGTTTTAAAACTTTTAAAGCAAATTAGAGGAGGCCAGAGAATTACTGACCCTGAACCAGAAACAAAATACCAGGTTTTAGAAAAATATGCCAGAAATTTAAACCAGTTGGCCCGCCAGGGCAAGCTTGATCCAGTAATCGGCAGGGAAAATGAAATCAGGCGATTGATGCAGATTCTTTCCCGAAGGACAAAGAATAATCCGGTTTTAATCGGTGAGGCAGGCGTAGGCAAGACAGCTATTGTTGAGGGTTTGGCTCAAAAAATTATTAGAAAAGATGTTCCAGAAAGCTTGAGGGGTAAAGAAATTATTTCTTTGGATTTAGGAAGTTTAATTGCCGGCACAAAGTATCGTGGAGAATTTGAGGACAGAATGAAGGCAATGATTAAAGAAATAAATCGCGCAGCAGGCCATTATATTTTATTTATTGATGAGCTTCACACTTTAGTAGGGGCTGGAGCTGCTGAAGGAGCTATTGACGCTTCTAACTTGTTAAAACCATCCTTGGCCAAAGGCGAGCTTCGGGCAATTGGAGCCACTACTTTAAAAGAATATCAGAAGTATATTGAAAGAGACGCTGCCTTGGAAAGGAGATTCCAGCCAATCTATGTATCAGAGCCGACAGTTGAAGACACTATTGCTATTTTGCGCGGCATTAAAGAAAAATACGAGCTTCATCACGGAGTCAAAATCAAGGATTCAGCTTTAGTAGCAGCAGCTGAGCTTTCTGCCCGCTATATTTCAGACAGGTTCCTGCCTGACAAGGCAGTGGATTTAGTAGATGAGGCGACAAGCGCTCTCCGTCTGGAAATAGAGTCAGAGCCAACAGAATTTGATGAGTTCAGGAAAGAAATTCAGAAATTAGAAATTGAAAAACAGGCGTTGAATAAAGAGAAAGGAGCCGGGCTAAAAAGACGTTTAACAGTTATTAACCGCAAGTTAGCTGATTTGAATGAAAAAATAAAAGATATTGAAATGCGCTGGAAAACAGAGAAAGAATTAATTCAGGGAATTAGGGGCTTAAAAAAGGAAATTGATGATTTAAATTTCCAAGCGGAAGTCAACCAGAGAGAAGGCAATCTTCAGAAAGTGGCAGAAATAAAATACGGCAGAGTTCCAGAGCTTCTGAAAGAAATAAGCAAAAAAGAGAAAGAGCTTACAATATTTCAAAGAAAAAAAGGAATGTTAAAACAAGAGGTTTCTGAAGAGGATGTTGCGCGAGTGGTTGCTAATTGGACTGGTATTTTGGTGACTCGGTTGATGGAAGAAGAAGCTAAGAAGCTGGAAAGAATGGAGGAAATTCTTTCTAAAAGAGTAGTTGGCCAGGAATCAGCCATTAAGGCTATTGCCAATGCTATCAGGCGTTCCCGCGCCGGAATTGCAGAAGAGAATCGGCCATTGGGTTCGTTTATGTTTTTGGGCCCGACTGGCGTTGGTAAAACAGAGACAGCGCGGGCTTTGGCAGAGTTTCTTTTTAATGATGAAAATGCTTTAGTTCGCTTGGATATGTCTGAATATATGGAGAAACATACTGTTTCCAAGATTATTGGCGCGCCGCCAGGCTATGTTGGTTATGAGGAATCTGGCCAGCTGACAGAGAAAATAAGAAGAAGGCCTTACAGCGTGGTTTTATTAGATGAAGTTGAAAAAGCTCATCCCGAAGTTTTTAATATTCTGCTTCAAATTTTTGAAGACGGCCGTTTGACAGACGCCAAAGGCAGAAAAGTTTCTTTTAAAAACACTATTTTAATTATGACTTCAAATATTGGTTCAGAAGAGATTGCTGAAATAGGCGATATAAATTCAATAGGTTTTTTAGAAAAAAAAGAAGAAGTAAGCCAATCTTTGAAAGACAAAGTTATGCCTGCTTTGAAAGACAGTTTTAGGCCTGAATTTTTGAATAGAATTGATGAAATTATTATTTTTAATTATTTGGGCAAAAAAGAAATCAAAAAAATAGTAGAAATTGAATTAGGAAAAGTTGTTAACCGCTTAAAGAGCAAGAAAATTACTTTAAATGTTACCTCTAAGGCAAAAGAATTTTTAGCAGAAAAAGGTTTTGATCCTAATTTAGGGGCAAGGCCATTGAAGAGAGTGATTCAAAAACTTGTTTTAGATCCTTTGGCTTTGAAAATAGTTGTTGGTTTATTAAAAGAAGGGGAAAGGATTACCGCTGATTTGAAAGATGGAAAAATTGTTTTAAACGGCGTTCAAGAAATTCGGAAAAAAATAAAAGCTTTAGCTTAA
- a CDS encoding serine protease: protein MPKLAFQIIVIFIIGTIGGIFADQILWPYFIERPLFLEYRLDQPPVYINEIRETIIQENTALENAVEKVEKTVIGIKTIKKTGKILYGSGLIYTSDGIAVSLAELVPQGSTFNFYIKDGSDFKKVNGKVVKRDLKNNLAQIKLEAADLATTGFNGFEKLKLGERVFLIGAEFPKTFVNQGIISSFSQDLIETNIFEKNNVLGSPLFDIEGNVLGLNTTDSDDRIVTIPVLKIKTFLGF from the coding sequence ATGCCTAAATTAGCATTTCAAATAATAGTCATTTTTATAATCGGAACAATAGGCGGTATTTTTGCTGACCAGATTCTTTGGCCTTATTTTATAGAAAGGCCTCTTTTTTTAGAATACCGATTGGACCAGCCGCCTGTTTATATCAATGAAATAAGAGAAACTATTATCCAAGAAAATACTGCCTTGGAAAATGCAGTAGAAAAAGTGGAGAAAACAGTTATAGGGATAAAAACAATTAAAAAAACAGGGAAAATTTTATACGGCTCTGGTTTAATTTATACTTCTGACGGCATAGCAGTTTCTTTAGCCGAACTTGTGCCTCAGGGCTCAACATTTAATTTCTACATTAAAGATGGCTCTGATTTCAAAAAAGTTAACGGCAAGGTTGTAAAAAGAGATTTAAAAAATAATTTAGCGCAGATAAAGCTTGAAGCAGCAGATTTAGCCACCACTGGCTTTAATGGTTTTGAAAAGCTTAAATTAGGTGAAAGAGTTTTTCTTATAGGAGCAGAATTCCCAAAAACTTTTGTTAATCAAGGTATTATAAGCAGTTTTAGCCAGGATTTGATTGAGACAAATATTTTTGAAAAAAACAATGTCTTAGGCAGCCCATTATTTGATATTGAGGGCAATGTTTTGGGCTTAAACACAACTGACTCAGATGACAGGATTGTAACCATCCCAGTACTTAAAATCAAAACCTTCCTCGGATTTTAA
- a CDS encoding DeoR family transcriptional regulator produces MDKEYIINLSFTVYKVTELFPKQDPLRAEIRTMVNEILNDLLFLQNSKELGINADELDREIVKNIEDLKKYFEIAIVKKLSSPTNFLVLQREYGKIYNELKKEESFETEPQKINEEENIGEWVLQRQERILDIISKEQKIQVQGIQDSLPGISKRTIQRDLGFLANKGLVKAHHDFNKTFYELV; encoded by the coding sequence ATGGATAAAGAATATATTATCAATCTTAGTTTTACTGTTTATAAAGTGACAGAGCTTTTTCCAAAACAAGATCCATTGAGAGCAGAGATAAGGACAATGGTAAATGAGATTTTAAATGATTTATTATTTTTACAGAACAGCAAGGAATTAGGCATTAATGCAGATGAACTTGACAGGGAAATTGTTAAAAATATAGAAGATCTTAAAAAATATTTTGAAATAGCTATAGTTAAAAAATTATCAAGCCCAACTAATTTTTTAGTGCTTCAGAGAGAATATGGTAAAATATATAATGAATTAAAAAAAGAAGAATCTTTTGAAACCGAACCTCAAAAGATTAACGAAGAAGAGAATATTGGGGAATGGGTTTTGCAACGTCAAGAGCGGATATTAGATATTATTAGCAAAGAACAAAAAATTCAGGTGCAGGGAATTCAAGATAGTCTTCCAGGAATTAGTAAAAGAACCATTCAAAGAGATTTAGGTTTTTTAGCAAATAAGGGTTTAGTAAAAGCGCATCACGATTTTAACAAAACATTCTATGAATTAGTATAA